In Aerococcus loyolae, a genomic segment contains:
- a CDS encoding helix-turn-helix domain-containing protein — MTKLDSHHLGELFRELRLARGLKMRDVTSSQLSQAQLSKFENGQTMLSADKLISAISAIHMSLAEFEHAYYQYEPSAFFQQAKLISHYHSSKDIEGLERMLINFEKNSENNENYNRLNRLVIECAIHDLKVEYKIKKDDKEFIASYLYSIEEWTEYELYIFGNTLHVLSNSDLIFLGKGFCKRNSLYMKIPENKHRTHLIILNIIFELLERGKYDDSFYFMNHLDNILGYQDMFSLTVLNCLKMILDYQENRNNDLQLVKKYISDVNNMGYEEVANFLRDNIIGLL; from the coding sequence TTGACAAAATTAGATTCACATCATTTGGGGGAACTGTTTAGAGAATTACGATTAGCTAGAGGACTAAAAATGAGAGATGTGACAAGTAGTCAGCTATCACAAGCACAGTTATCCAAGTTTGAAAACGGCCAAACTATGTTGTCAGCTGATAAGTTAATATCTGCAATTTCTGCTATTCATATGAGTTTAGCAGAATTTGAGCACGCTTATTATCAATACGAGCCGAGTGCCTTTTTTCAGCAAGCTAAGCTAATCTCTCATTACCATTCAAGTAAAGATATTGAAGGACTTGAAAGGATGCTCATTAATTTTGAAAAAAATTCTGAAAATAATGAAAACTATAATCGACTAAATAGACTTGTTATTGAATGTGCTATTCATGATTTAAAAGTAGAGTATAAGATAAAGAAAGATGATAAAGAATTTATAGCAAGCTATTTATATAGCATCGAAGAATGGACAGAATATGAATTATATATTTTTGGTAATACACTGCATGTATTGTCAAACAGTGATCTCATATTTCTTGGAAAGGGTTTTTGCAAAAGGAATTCTCTATATATGAAAATTCCAGAAAATAAGCATCGAACTCATCTAATAATTTTAAATATTATTTTTGAATTATTGGAAAGAGGAAAATATGATGATTCTTTTTATTTTATGAATCACTTAGATAATATTTTAGGTTACCAAGACATGTTTTCACTAACTGTTCTAAATTGCTTAAAAATGATTTTGGATTATCAAGAAAATAGAAACAATGATTTACAACTTGTTAAAAAGTATATTAGTGATGTTAACAATATGGGTTATGAAGAAGTTGCTAATTTTTTACGTGATAATATTATTGGTTTATTGTAG
- a CDS encoding NAD(P)-dependent oxidoreductase — protein sequence MKIGFIGLGVMGKSMARHLIQAGYDLNVYNRTKKKAQPLIELGAQWLDSPSQIAEQSDIVFTILGYPHDVEEVYLGKAGLFSACRSGQIFVEMTTSSPSLAVKLYREGQALGVSVLDAPVTGGDIGAKEGHLTTLVGGDEEILAQIKPVLATFCQQIEYFGPAGKGQDAKMANQIMIAGTMTGMCEALAYAKNNDLNLNQVIQTLNSGAAANFSLAQYGPRILKNDYSPGFFVKHFIKDLRIALEVAEKEELKLPGTQLAYDLYQKLTHQFSEDDGIQALIKLWWG from the coding sequence ATGAAAATCGGTTTTATCGGCTTAGGTGTTATGGGAAAATCCATGGCCAGGCATTTAATTCAGGCAGGGTATGATCTTAATGTTTATAACCGAACCAAGAAAAAAGCCCAGCCCTTAATTGAGCTGGGAGCGCAATGGCTTGATTCTCCCAGTCAGATCGCTGAACAATCTGATATAGTGTTCACTATTTTAGGCTATCCCCACGATGTCGAGGAAGTTTACCTAGGAAAGGCAGGGCTCTTTTCAGCTTGCCGGTCCGGGCAAATCTTTGTCGAAATGACTACTTCTAGTCCAAGTCTAGCGGTTAAACTTTACCGAGAAGGTCAAGCACTTGGCGTGAGCGTTTTAGATGCGCCGGTAACGGGAGGAGACATTGGTGCCAAAGAAGGGCACTTAACGACTTTAGTTGGCGGAGATGAAGAAATTTTAGCTCAAATCAAACCCGTTTTAGCAACTTTTTGCCAACAGATAGAGTACTTTGGACCTGCCGGTAAGGGACAAGATGCTAAGATGGCTAATCAAATCATGATTGCTGGCACCATGACCGGGATGTGTGAGGCACTTGCCTATGCGAAGAATAATGACTTAAACTTAAACCAAGTGATTCAAACCTTGAACAGTGGAGCAGCTGCGAATTTCTCCCTGGCCCAATATGGCCCCCGTATTCTTAAAAATGACTATAGTCCAGGCTTCTTCGTTAAACACTTTATCAAGGACCTAAGAATTGCCCTTGAAGTCGCTGAAAAAGAAGAGCTCAAACTTCCCGGAACCCAACTGGCCTATGACCTCTATCAAAAATTGACCCATCAATTTAGTGAAGATGATGGGATCCAAGCCTTGATTAAATTGTGGTGGGGCTAG
- a CDS encoding HdeD family acid-resistance protein, producing MNENQQGVKWGELIVGIIFIILAIISFRNPTVSLVSLIYFYAAGAIVSGIVNLYTRHQLRQVSDQNYTVMLIVGILNLIIGVILFFNVEIGFLTIPFLVAIWFISEGIGLLTSSSLVGFVSPVGRGLSIFLGIVGIIVAISIFFNPLSAYFTVVFLIGAYFLFSGIAHIIRAL from the coding sequence ATGAATGAAAATCAACAAGGCGTAAAATGGGGCGAACTCATTGTAGGAATTATTTTTATTATCCTTGCCATTATCAGTTTTAGAAATCCGACAGTGAGTTTAGTAAGCTTAATTTACTTTTATGCAGCCGGAGCGATTGTTTCTGGGATCGTGAACCTCTATACCCGCCATCAATTACGCCAAGTTAGTGATCAAAATTATACGGTCATGTTAATTGTGGGCATTTTGAATTTAATTATCGGGGTAATTTTATTTTTCAATGTGGAAATCGGTTTCCTAACTATTCCTTTCCTAGTAGCCATTTGGTTTATTTCTGAAGGAATCGGACTTCTAACTTCCAGCTCCCTAGTTGGTTTTGTGAGTCCAGTTGGTCGAGGCCTCTCCATTTTCCTAGGTATTGTTGGGATTATCGTTGCTATTTCGATCTTCTTTAATCCCCTATCTGCCTACTTTACAGTAGTCTTCTTGATTGGGGCTTACTTCTTATTCTCCGGTATTGCCCACATTATCCGGGCCCTATAA
- a CDS encoding TetR/AcrR family transcriptional regulator, with protein sequence MVNRKVSSSQEILKVALQLVQEEGIQAVNMRRLAKRCQISLGVLYNYFEDKNDLLLQTVAAVWRDILIPDQAGHLNRSSQPLSQAFMTLYQLLAEGAKKYPHFFSQHTLVFSQSQKSQANEQMDRYINHLKGYLLQCLEDDPDIRNQAFEKHSADQVVDFLFAIFINQVMQGKLDIGLFIDFIDRYLYDH encoded by the coding sequence GTGGTTAATCGCAAAGTCAGTTCAAGTCAAGAAATTTTAAAAGTTGCCTTACAATTGGTCCAAGAAGAGGGGATCCAAGCAGTCAATATGCGCCGTTTAGCCAAGCGCTGTCAAATATCCTTAGGGGTCTTATATAACTACTTTGAAGATAAGAATGACTTATTGTTGCAAACTGTGGCAGCAGTCTGGCGGGATATTTTAATTCCTGATCAAGCTGGTCACCTCAATCGGTCCAGCCAGCCCCTATCCCAAGCCTTTATGACCCTTTACCAGTTATTGGCTGAGGGTGCTAAGAAGTATCCCCATTTCTTCTCCCAACATACCTTGGTCTTTTCTCAATCGCAAAAAAGCCAAGCCAATGAGCAAATGGATCGCTACATTAACCATTTAAAAGGCTATCTCCTCCAGTGCTTAGAAGACGATCCGGACATTCGCAACCAGGCCTTTGAAAAACACTCAGCTGACCAAGTCGTTGATTTCCTTTTTGCCATCTTTATTAATCAAGTGATGCAGGGAAAGCTGGATATCGGGCTATTCATTGACTTTATTGATCGTTATCTTTATGACCATTAA
- the gorA gene encoding glutathione-disulfide reductase: MERFDYIVIGGGSAGIASANRAAEYGAKTLIIEKDEVGGTCVNRGCVPKKGMWYGAHILELLRDYAPDYGIDAPLKNFDFQTLKKHRDEYIDRVHNSYFKGFESRGTHYKKGYAKFVEDHIVEVDGEQIYGEHISVLTGGRPALPEGIPGIDLVDVSDDVFNWDDLPESLLIVGAGYIAVEMAGMLQEFGVDVTLAVRHETPLRQYEPKITESLMENMKKQGITVLSNHNVTKIEKTADGAFKTTFKEDDEVLSDRVLYAIGRQPNTENLGLENTSIELTDKGYIKVDDYHNTTADKVYAFGDVIGKVELTPVAIKVGRTLSDHLFNGQEAFYLDYNMVPSIVFAHPPIITMGYTEESAKQAFEGQKITTYDTNFTSMISGMTSNRENIYMKLVCLGDEEKIIGLHGIGFGADEMLQGFAVAISMGATKKQFDQTIALHPTGAEEFVTMR; encoded by the coding sequence ATGGAAAGATTTGATTATATAGTTATTGGTGGAGGTAGTGCCGGGATTGCTTCTGCTAACCGGGCAGCCGAATATGGAGCTAAGACGCTCATCATTGAAAAAGATGAAGTGGGCGGTACCTGTGTCAACCGAGGCTGTGTCCCTAAAAAAGGCATGTGGTACGGGGCTCATATTCTGGAATTACTAAGAGACTATGCTCCTGATTACGGCATTGATGCGCCCTTGAAGAACTTTGATTTTCAAACTTTGAAAAAACACCGGGATGAATATATTGACCGGGTCCACAATTCTTACTTCAAAGGCTTTGAAAGTCGGGGCACCCACTACAAAAAGGGTTATGCTAAATTTGTTGAAGATCATATTGTCGAAGTCGATGGCGAACAAATTTACGGCGAACATATTAGTGTCCTCACTGGTGGCCGTCCTGCCTTACCTGAAGGTATTCCTGGCATTGACTTAGTGGATGTGAGTGATGATGTCTTTAACTGGGATGACTTACCAGAATCCTTACTGATTGTAGGCGCAGGTTATATTGCTGTAGAAATGGCCGGTATGTTGCAAGAATTTGGGGTTGATGTGACGCTAGCCGTTCGTCATGAAACGCCTCTCCGTCAATATGAGCCTAAAATCACAGAATCCCTAATGGAAAATATGAAAAAACAGGGCATTACCGTGCTCAGCAACCATAATGTGACCAAAATTGAGAAAACCGCAGACGGTGCCTTTAAAACTACTTTTAAAGAAGATGATGAAGTCCTTAGTGACCGAGTACTTTATGCCATTGGTCGTCAACCGAACACGGAAAATCTTGGCTTAGAAAACACCTCTATCGAGTTAACCGATAAGGGTTACATCAAGGTCGATGACTACCATAATACGACCGCGGACAAGGTCTATGCCTTTGGTGATGTGATTGGCAAGGTGGAATTAACTCCTGTAGCTATTAAGGTAGGACGGACACTATCAGATCATCTATTTAATGGTCAAGAAGCCTTCTATTTAGACTATAATATGGTTCCTTCCATTGTTTTTGCTCACCCACCAATTATTACCATGGGCTACACCGAGGAATCGGCTAAGCAAGCCTTTGAAGGACAAAAGATTACCACTTATGACACCAACTTTACCTCAATGATCTCAGGAATGACCTCTAACCGGGAAAATATCTATATGAAGTTGGTCTGTCTAGGGGATGAGGAAAAAATTATTGGTCTTCATGGAATTGGTTTTGGTGCTGATGAAATGTTACAAGGCTTTGCAGTGGCTATCTCAATGGGGGCGACGAAGAAGCAATTCGATCAAACCATTGCCCTCCATCCAACTGGAGCGGAAGAATTTGTTACTATGCGTTAA
- a CDS encoding O-antigen ligase family protein, with the protein MTYLLEDGKAFLPGAIQSILMTILLVSLFFPFYITIVVFGVVFILLLATGMLSAKHWPDDPLITSLFSFPFYAFLISIVHENWVGGLISVGLLIALIYSIYYTKQVRPEYLSEIVNITLIASIIIFIFTLLEHFNIISEWDYTFISPAMNKVHPDRVEATFFNPNYFAMMLEFFIVIAMYRMKTTKHLAKKLTCLFLIACNLLAIVYTGCRTSAIVIIGASYVFFYVIGYKKTAIYSLLGLSILGLIAWGMGLMPRFDDLAYAFSDRFDIWQTGWQAFKDNVWFGQGPLTYMHVYSEYTTKYTQHAHNIFLDTLLSYGIIGSSLLVYPLYRLGKMLNEMRRYSSIRPELALICSLLSVVLIHGLTDVTIFWIQTAGLLMAIVLVGPNLLKTAKEKTNHLEE; encoded by the coding sequence GTGACTTACTTGCTAGAAGATGGCAAAGCCTTCTTACCAGGAGCAATTCAATCCATACTGATGACCATCTTATTGGTCAGCCTGTTCTTTCCATTTTATATAACCATTGTTGTTTTTGGGGTTGTTTTTATCTTGTTGTTGGCAACAGGAATGCTATCGGCCAAACACTGGCCAGATGACCCTTTAATCACAAGTTTATTTTCCTTCCCTTTTTATGCCTTTTTAATCTCCATTGTGCATGAAAATTGGGTGGGTGGACTGATCTCAGTTGGTTTATTAATTGCCCTTATTTATTCGATTTATTATACGAAGCAGGTTCGACCTGAATATCTGTCCGAAATCGTAAACATTACTTTAATTGCAAGTATTATCATTTTTATCTTTACCCTCTTAGAGCACTTTAATATTATCTCGGAATGGGATTATACCTTTATTTCTCCGGCTATGAATAAGGTGCATCCTGACCGGGTAGAGGCCACATTTTTTAACCCGAATTATTTCGCTATGATGCTGGAATTCTTCATCGTTATCGCTATGTATCGAATGAAAACTACCAAGCATCTGGCTAAAAAATTAACCTGTCTCTTTTTAATTGCTTGTAATTTACTGGCCATTGTTTATACAGGCTGCCGGACCAGTGCCATCGTGATTATTGGCGCCTCTTATGTCTTCTTTTATGTGATTGGCTATAAGAAAACCGCTATTTATTCCCTACTGGGCCTGAGTATCTTAGGACTGATTGCTTGGGGGATGGGCCTTATGCCCCGCTTTGACGACTTGGCCTATGCCTTTTCCGACCGCTTCGACATCTGGCAAACTGGCTGGCAGGCCTTTAAGGATAACGTATGGTTTGGCCAAGGTCCCTTGACCTATATGCATGTTTACAGTGAATACACCACCAAGTATACCCAGCATGCCCATAATATCTTCCTAGATACGCTCTTATCCTATGGTATCATCGGGTCGAGCCTCCTGGTCTATCCCCTATACCGACTAGGAAAGATGCTCAATGAGATGCGGCGATATTCAAGTATCCGTCCCGAACTCGCCTTAATCTGTAGTTTGCTCAGTGTGGTATTAATCCATGGGCTAACGGATGTGACGATCTTTTGGATCCAAACCGCTGGCTTACTGATGGCCATTGTATTAGTCGGTCCTAACCTCCTTAAGACAGCCAAGGAAAAAACAAATCACTTAGAAGAATAG